The following coding sequences lie in one Diceros bicornis minor isolate mBicDic1 chromosome 33, mDicBic1.mat.cur, whole genome shotgun sequence genomic window:
- the ADHFE1 gene encoding hydroxyacid-oxoacid transhydrogenase, mitochondrial, which produces MAAAARARVAHLLRQLQRAACQCPTHSHTYSQAPGLPPGKTTDYAFEMAVSNIRYGAGVTKEVGMDLQNMGAKNVCLMTDRNLSQLPPVQIVMDSLVKNGVNFKVYDNVRVEPTDRSFMEAIEFAKKGAFDAYVAVGGGSTMDTCKAANLYASSPHSDFLDYVNAPIGKGEPVSVPLKPLIAVPTTSGTGSETTGVAIFDYEQLKVKTGIASRAIKPTLGLIDPLHTLHMPDRVVANSGFDVLCHALESYTALPYHMRSPCPSNPTTRPTYQGSNPISDIWAVHALRMVSKYLKRAVRNPDDLEARSNMHLASAFAGIGFGNAGVHLCHGMSYPISGLVKTYKAKDYNVDHPLVPHGLSVVLTSPAVFTFTAQMSPERHLETAEILGADTRTARIPDAGPILADTLRKFLFDLDVDDGLAAIGYSKADIPTLVKGTLPQERVTKLAPRPQSEEDLSALFEASMKLY; this is translated from the exons atGCCAGTGCCCAACTCATTCTCATACTTACTCCCAAG CTCCTGGACTTCCACCTGGAAAAACAACTGATTATGCCTTTGAG atggctGTTTCAAATATTAGATATGGAGCAGGAGTTACAAAGGAAGTAGGCATG gACCTGCAAAACATGGGTGCTAAAAATGTTTGTTTGATGACAGACAGGAATCTCTCCCAGCTCCCTCCTGTACAAATAGTTATGGATTCCCTGGTGAAGAATGGCGTAAACTTTAAGGTTTATGACAATGTGAGGGTGGAACCAACTGAcagaag CTTCATGGAAGCTATTGAGTTTGCCAAAAAGGGGGCTTTTGATGCCTACGTTGCTGTGGGTGGTGGCTCCACCATGGACACCTGTAAAGCTGCTAATCTGTATGCGTCCAGCCCTCACTCTGATTTCCTAGATTATGTCAATGCCCCCATTGGGAAGGGAGAGCCTGTGTCTGTGCCTCTTAAGCCTCTGATTGCAG TCCCAACTACCTCAGGAACTGGCAGTGAAACTACCGGAGTTGCCATTTTTGACTATGAACAGTTGAAAGTAAAAACTG GCATTGCTTCCCGAGCCATCAAGCCCACGCTGGGACTGATCGATCCTCTGCACACCCTGCACATGCCTGACCGGGTGGTCGCCAACAGCGGCTTCGATGTGCTTTG CCATGCCCTGGAGTCCTACACTGCCCTTCCCTACCACATGCGGAGCCCCTGCCCTTCCAATCCCACCACACGGCCAACATACCAGGGCAGCAACCCAATCAGCGACATTTGGGCAGTCCACGCGCTACGGATGGTCtctaagtatctgaagag GGCTGTCAGAAATCCTGATGATCTTGAAGCAAGGTCTAATATGCACTTGGCAAGTGCTTTTGCTGGCATTGGCTTTGGAAATGCTGGTGTTCATCTGTG ccATGGAATGTCTTACCCAATTTCAGGCTTAGTGAAGACATATAAAGCAAAGGATTATAATGTGGATCACCCACTGGTG ccTCACGGCCTTTCTGTGGTGCTCACCTCCCCAGCAGTGTTCACTTTCACGGCACAAATGTCTCCTGAGAGGCACCTGGAAACAGCAGAAATATTGG GAGCCGACACCCGCACTGCAAGGATCCCAGATGCCGGGCCTATTTTGGCAGACACACTCCGGAAATTCTTATTCGATCTGGATGTTGACGATGGCCTAGCTGCCATTGGTTACTCCAAGGCCGATATCCCCACATTAGTGAAAGGTACACTGCCCCAG GAGAGGGTCACCAAGCTTGCACCACGCCCTCAGTCAGAAGAGGATCTGTCTGCCCTGTTTGAAGCTTCAATGAAACTGTATTAA